Below is a genomic region from Myxococcus fulvus.
GGCGGACGCGCGCACCTGGGTCGACCAGCACCGCGCCCGACAGCAGCGCAAGGCGGGCTGAGTCACGGGCCTGGGGTGTGTGCCTCACGACACCCCCGCTGTCCCATTCCAGACCCAGGGTCGTCCGCAAGTCGCGGTTTGAAGGCGAAGACTGGATTCTCGCTCCCGTGGGCCACGGGCGGTATGCTTGTGTGGCCAGCCGAGAGGGAGTGCCCATGCAGCAACAGGAATGGAAGTTCGGTGCCCACCAGATTCGCCACGAGCAGCAGGACGTGCTGGTGGCGGTGTTCAGCGGCATGCTGAACCTGGACGACATGAAGCGGGCCGTCGAAATCTACAGCCAGGTCGCCAAGGCCGGGCCCTACTTCATGATTGCGGACATCGGCAACTCGCAGCTCCAGGCGGAGGCGCGCCGCTACCTGTCCGACAACAGCAAACCCGAGTGGTTCAAGGGCTGCGTCTACGTGGGCGCGGACATGGTCCAGCAGACCTTCGGCAAGGTCATCTCCCTGGGCATGTTCCTGACCGGCAAGACGGAGTTCAAGACGGAGTTCGTCAAGACGATGGACGAGGCCCGCGCCTGGGTGGAGCAGCAGCGCCGCGCCAACGTCCGCAAGAGCGGCTGAAGCGTTCCGCTCGCCGCACCCGCCGTCCGTCTGACTTTCGTGGCGGCCCCTCTCCGGGGCCTCCGCCGCCGCCCCTGGTGACTCCGCGGTCGAGCCCGCTCGCGCTCCCCGGCCGTCCCGCCCTGGCCTCCCTTTTCCTCAGAATCCGAGCCGATTCACGGCGAAACGGGCGCTCCAACCGTCCGGAATCC
It encodes:
- a CDS encoding STAS/SEC14 domain-containing protein, translated to MQQQEWKFGAHQIRHEQQDVLVAVFSGMLNLDDMKRAVEIYSQVAKAGPYFMIADIGNSQLQAEARRYLSDNSKPEWFKGCVYVGADMVQQTFGKVISLGMFLTGKTEFKTEFVKTMDEARAWVEQQRRANVRKSG